A single genomic interval of Chloracidobacterium validum harbors:
- a CDS encoding (deoxy)nucleoside triphosphate pyrophosphohydrolase, translated as MGAPQPPVITLVVAAVCVDGPRVLVTQRPTTGRFANQWEFPGGKLNWNETPEQGLRRELNEELGVEVDVGLPLHAIHYTLDAHQAFAVLFYWARIRHGDLTLRGVQAVRWVVPDELAALPILSPNQPVVERLRRLAARPGGLCPQFDLGD; from the coding sequence ATGGGTGCGCCCCAGCCTCCAGTCATCACGCTTGTCGTTGCTGCCGTCTGTGTGGATGGGCCGCGCGTCCTGGTGACCCAACGGCCAACGACCGGACGGTTTGCCAACCAGTGGGAATTCCCCGGCGGCAAGCTCAACTGGAATGAAACGCCAGAACAAGGGCTGCGCCGCGAGCTGAACGAAGAGCTGGGCGTGGAGGTGGACGTAGGCTTGCCACTCCACGCCATTCACTACACCCTGGATGCGCACCAGGCTTTCGCCGTCCTGTTTTACTGGGCCCGCATCCGGCACGGCGACCTGACCTTACGTGGAGTTCAAGCTGTGCGCTGGGTCGTGCCTGACGAGCTGGCGGCGCTGCCCATACTGTCGCCAAACCAACCGGTCGTGGAGCGCCTGCGGCGACTGGCCGCGCGACCAGGGGGGTTGTGTCCGCAATTTGACTTGGGTGACTAG
- a CDS encoding carbohydrate deacetylase, with protein MRRKLIVNADDFGMCVGVNTGILRAHRQGIVTSTTIMANGLAFADAVARAQDCPQLGVGVHLVLLGGPPVAPPQDVRSLLGPDGTLPNDFGVFLRRLLRRELRPAEIEIEFRAQIERVLAAGLRPTHLDSHKHAHAHPLVLDVLLRVAEAYGIRSLRRPQERLAFVSLSGLNRQDALTFVKQKASALALARYARAFRRRLRTAPVRIPDAFFGFAHTGLLNPALICYMLRLLPVGTSELMCHPADMDDTLRRYPTRLKEARLREQAALTDPRVRDEIIRQGIQLVNFSDLDQNP; from the coding sequence ATGCGCCGTAAGCTCATCGTCAATGCGGACGACTTCGGCATGTGCGTGGGCGTCAACACCGGCATTCTTCGCGCTCACCGCCAGGGCATCGTCACCAGCACCACGATCATGGCCAACGGCCTGGCTTTTGCCGACGCCGTGGCGCGCGCGCAAGATTGCCCCCAACTCGGCGTCGGCGTGCACTTGGTCTTGCTTGGCGGGCCGCCGGTTGCCCCGCCGCAGGATGTGCGCAGCCTGCTCGGCCCAGACGGAACGCTACCAAACGACTTCGGTGTTTTTCTCCGGCGACTTCTCCGGCGGGAACTCCGCCCGGCAGAAATCGAGATCGAGTTTCGCGCGCAGATTGAACGAGTCCTGGCCGCCGGCCTGCGCCCAACCCACCTCGACAGCCACAAACACGCCCATGCTCACCCGCTGGTGCTGGATGTTCTCCTGCGCGTCGCCGAAGCCTACGGCATCCGGTCTCTGCGCCGCCCCCAGGAGCGGCTGGCCTTTGTCTCACTGAGCGGACTCAACCGCCAGGATGCCCTGACGTTTGTCAAACAAAAAGCCAGCGCCCTGGCGCTCGCCCGCTACGCGCGAGCGTTCCGACGCCGGCTGCGAACGGCTCCGGTTCGGATACCAGATGCTTTTTTCGGTTTCGCTCACACCGGATTGCTCAATCCGGCGCTCATCTGCTACATGTTGCGTCTTTTGCCCGTCGGCACGAGTGAACTGATGTGTCACCCAGCCGACATGGATGATACGCTGCGGCGCTATCCGACGCGCTTGAAGGAAGCTCGCCTGCGAGAGCAAGCCGCACTGACCGACCCGCGCGTACGGGATGAAATCATTCGGCAGGGCATTCAACTGGTGAACTTTTCCGACCTTGACCAAAACCCTTGA
- a CDS encoding TrmH family RNA methyltransferase, with protein sequence MLIETITSRSNPLVKRFIAAREGRDRQTMFIEGIRLVEEAVSSAIKLEALAYSPRLPETARGAALLSELQHLPCRAARLTEDLMTYISDVETAPGIIALGRRPVVALPDVGSHHPALFVLADGLQSPGNLGALIRTAEATAATGLLATLGTADPFQPKALRAAAGSAFRLPIVTGESAAVWCQQLRRQGIRIVAADQRGDTPYDAFDWQPPTAIWLGSEGHGLASANGNAQTQCDARLTIPMHGRVESLNVAVAGALLLYEARRQRMQGQSGRAQDAP encoded by the coding sequence ATGCTGATTGAAACTATCACCAGTCGGAGCAACCCGCTTGTCAAGCGCTTCATTGCCGCACGCGAAGGGCGTGACCGGCAAACGATGTTTATTGAAGGCATTCGCTTGGTTGAGGAGGCCGTATCCAGCGCGATCAAGTTGGAGGCTTTGGCATACAGCCCGCGGCTGCCTGAAACGGCGCGGGGCGCGGCGCTCCTCAGCGAGCTTCAGCACCTTCCCTGCCGAGCGGCACGGCTCACTGAAGACCTCATGACCTACATCAGCGATGTTGAAACTGCGCCCGGCATCATCGCGCTTGGACGCCGCCCGGTGGTTGCCCTGCCAGATGTCGGCAGTCACCATCCAGCTCTGTTTGTATTGGCTGACGGGTTGCAGTCACCAGGTAATTTAGGCGCGCTCATTCGGACGGCCGAAGCCACTGCTGCCACCGGACTGCTGGCAACACTCGGCACGGCCGATCCGTTTCAACCCAAGGCGCTTCGCGCCGCCGCCGGATCAGCCTTCCGCCTGCCGATTGTCACGGGTGAGTCGGCTGCCGTCTGGTGCCAGCAGTTACGCCGGCAAGGAATTCGGATTGTCGCGGCCGACCAACGAGGCGATACCCCATACGATGCCTTTGACTGGCAGCCGCCGACGGCCATCTGGCTCGGCTCGGAAGGCCATGGGTTGGCGTCAGCGAACGGCAACGCACAGACCCAATGCGATGCGCGGCTGACCATTCCGATGCACGGGCGTGTCGAGTCGCTGAATGTGGCCGTCGCTGGGGCGCTGCTCCTGTATGAAGCGCGGCGGCAACGCATGCAAGGGCAGTCCGGGAGAGCGCAGGATGCGCCGTAA
- a CDS encoding NAD(P)/FAD-dependent oxidoreductase gives MNQQAEVVIIGGGVIGCSIAYFLTRQGCHDVLILERENFQGKHSTGRSAGGVRQQFATPVNIRMSRFSIDFFTQFEELTGQDPEYRRYGYLFLATEPAQVDYLRHNMSVQQAEGVPVEFLSRDDIAKLVPQLYVEDVLGGTYCPTDGFVDPYSIMQGFNRKAREQGARIELETEVLDIVVEHGRVTGVVTNRGNIATRAVVNAAGAWAHLVGRKVGVEIPIRPTKRQIVTTERFDELPRELPMLVDLSTGCYMRKEGDGVMLGWADPSEPESFDTTFNPDFIDAIIERALPRVPCLENAAINLRRCWGGLYDISPDHHAIVGPTPNIEGFYICTGFSGHGIMHSPAMGVAMAELILLGESRTLDVTPLSLERFAKGELLHETAVI, from the coding sequence ATGAATCAACAAGCTGAAGTCGTCATCATTGGCGGCGGCGTCATCGGATGCAGCATTGCCTACTTTCTGACGCGGCAGGGTTGCCACGACGTGCTCATCCTGGAGCGCGAGAACTTCCAGGGCAAGCACTCGACGGGGCGCAGCGCGGGAGGCGTCCGCCAGCAGTTCGCCACGCCGGTCAATATCCGCATGTCGCGGTTTTCGATAGATTTCTTTACCCAATTCGAAGAACTGACGGGGCAGGACCCTGAATACCGGCGCTATGGGTATCTCTTTCTTGCCACCGAGCCGGCGCAGGTGGACTACCTGCGCCACAACATGAGCGTCCAGCAGGCAGAAGGCGTGCCCGTGGAATTCCTGAGCCGCGACGACATTGCCAAGCTCGTCCCGCAACTCTACGTCGAGGATGTCCTGGGCGGAACGTACTGCCCAACGGATGGCTTCGTGGACCCATACAGCATCATGCAGGGCTTCAATCGAAAGGCGCGGGAACAGGGCGCGCGCATCGAGCTGGAAACCGAAGTGTTGGACATCGTGGTAGAGCACGGGCGCGTGACCGGCGTGGTCACGAACCGGGGCAACATTGCGACGCGCGCCGTGGTCAATGCGGCCGGGGCCTGGGCGCATCTGGTTGGGCGGAAAGTTGGGGTGGAGATTCCTATTCGTCCAACCAAGCGCCAGATCGTGACGACCGAACGTTTTGATGAACTGCCACGCGAACTGCCGATGCTGGTTGACTTGAGCACGGGCTGCTACATGCGCAAGGAAGGGGATGGCGTCATGCTTGGCTGGGCTGACCCCAGCGAACCGGAAAGCTTCGACACGACGTTCAACCCAGATTTCATTGATGCCATCATTGAGCGCGCGCTGCCCCGCGTCCCTTGTCTGGAAAACGCCGCAATCAATCTCCGCCGTTGCTGGGGTGGCCTCTACGACATTTCGCCGGATCACCACGCCATTGTCGGACCGACGCCGAACATCGAAGGTTTTTATATCTGCACGGGCTTCAGCGGTCACGGCATCATGCACTCGCCGGCAATGGGCGTGGCCATGGCAGAACTGATTCTGCTCGGCGAGTCGCGTACGCTCGACGTGACGCCGCTTTCGCTGGAACGCTTTGCCAAAGGCGAGCTGCTGCACGAAACGGCGGTCATTTGA
- the rlmN gene encoding 23S rRNA (adenine(2503)-C(2))-methyltransferase RlmN, whose translation MPAGMNESAGVGLLGLTRQQLSAYVAEQGLPSYRGRQLFQALHHRLVETLDEVYELPRAARRQLAAAFNLAPLHATQVVEAADGTRRYLFTVRGGQAIETVWIPDGKRITLCLSSQAGCPMMCAFCATATLGLQRNLTADEIVAQVIYVLRDASRRLGRPRPATVNLVLMGMGEPLLNYEHVMRALRILADPEGLHIVPRRVTLSTVGIVPKIAALGREPDRPGLAVSLTAPTDELRARLMPVNLTYPLDALRQACLDFPRRAGERITFEYVLLDGINDGDDHAQALLKWLAPLRAREAAKVNLIPHNPAPGIPFRPSSPERILGFQSRLRAKGLPTYVRRPRGRDIFAACGMLAATSSPSA comes from the coding sequence ATGCCGGCGGGAATGAACGAATCGGCAGGGGTGGGCTTATTAGGTCTGACCCGCCAACAACTGAGCGCATACGTTGCCGAGCAGGGGCTGCCGTCCTACCGTGGACGGCAGCTTTTTCAGGCGCTCCACCACCGGCTGGTTGAAACGCTCGACGAGGTTTATGAATTACCGCGAGCCGCGCGGAGGCAACTGGCAGCAGCGTTCAATCTAGCGCCCCTTCACGCAACCCAGGTTGTTGAAGCTGCGGATGGCACCCGGCGCTACCTGTTCACCGTCCGCGGCGGACAGGCCATCGAAACCGTCTGGATTCCCGATGGGAAGCGCATCACGCTGTGCCTATCCTCGCAGGCCGGCTGTCCGATGATGTGCGCTTTTTGCGCCACGGCAACGCTCGGCCTCCAGCGCAACCTGACCGCGGATGAAATCGTGGCACAGGTCATCTATGTTCTTCGCGATGCCTCCCGGCGCCTTGGCCGTCCACGTCCGGCTACCGTCAATCTCGTGCTGATGGGCATGGGCGAGCCATTGCTCAACTACGAGCACGTCATGCGCGCGCTGCGTATCCTGGCCGACCCAGAAGGTCTCCACATCGTGCCGCGGCGGGTAACGCTTTCGACGGTCGGCATCGTTCCGAAAATTGCGGCCCTGGGCCGCGAACCCGACCGTCCCGGCTTGGCGGTTTCATTGACCGCGCCGACTGACGAGCTGCGCGCGCGGCTGATGCCGGTCAACCTGACCTATCCGCTGGACGCGCTACGCCAGGCTTGCCTGGACTTTCCACGCCGCGCGGGGGAACGGATTACCTTTGAGTATGTTTTGCTCGACGGCATCAATGATGGCGACGACCACGCTCAGGCGTTGCTCAAGTGGTTGGCGCCGCTGCGCGCGCGGGAGGCAGCCAAGGTCAACCTCATTCCCCACAATCCAGCGCCGGGCATTCCGTTTCGCCCATCGTCACCGGAGCGCATTCTGGGCTTCCAGTCCCGCCTCCGAGCCAAGGGCCTGCCGACCTATGTGCGCCGCCCACGCGGGCGCGATATTTTCGCTGCCTGCGGTATGCTTGCGGCCACGTCGTCCCCGTCGGCATAA
- a CDS encoding glycosyltransferase family 2 protein, translating to MLDDAEHPPLTPELSVVIPMHNEEGSVEKLYERLRAVLEAHYPSFEIIFVDDASRDRTYQLLADIAARDPRVTVIKLKRNFGQTPALAAGFDYARGEVIVSMDGDLQHDPADLPALVEPIYAGYDLASGWRHKRIDNLVLRRIPSRVANWLMSKLSGVNLHDFGTTFKAYRRDTIKRIRLYGELHRFIPALASWNGAQIIEIPIKNINREDGQSHYGLSRTFRVLFDLVTVRFLLKYVTRPLHFFGMPGLLGLFIGLSIWVVLGCKKLLIGGDVFTVHAPWMMMGTLLILAGIQLFSTGLVAELLARTYFESQGQPIYTVEKVVRHPSAHPPASAVSVHT from the coding sequence ATGCTCGACGATGCTGAACATCCCCCACTGACGCCTGAGCTTTCGGTCGTCATTCCCATGCACAACGAAGAAGGTAGCGTCGAAAAGCTCTACGAGCGGCTGCGCGCCGTTTTGGAAGCCCACTATCCGTCGTTTGAAATTATTTTCGTGGACGATGCCAGCCGTGATCGAACCTACCAACTGCTGGCCGATATTGCGGCGCGCGACCCGCGCGTGACCGTCATCAAGCTCAAGCGGAACTTTGGGCAAACCCCGGCGTTGGCGGCCGGTTTCGACTATGCGCGGGGTGAGGTCATCGTCTCCATGGACGGCGACTTACAGCACGATCCGGCTGATTTACCGGCCCTGGTCGAGCCAATTTACGCTGGCTACGACCTGGCCAGTGGCTGGCGGCACAAGCGCATTGACAACTTGGTGCTCCGGCGCATCCCTTCGCGGGTGGCGAACTGGCTGATGTCGAAGCTTTCGGGCGTCAACCTCCATGACTTCGGGACGACGTTCAAGGCTTACCGGCGCGACACCATCAAGCGCATTCGGTTGTATGGCGAACTGCACCGTTTCATTCCGGCGCTGGCGAGTTGGAACGGCGCGCAGATTATCGAAATCCCCATCAAGAACATCAATCGGGAGGATGGGCAATCCCATTACGGCCTTTCGCGGACGTTCCGGGTCTTGTTTGACTTGGTCACGGTTCGTTTTCTGCTCAAGTACGTCACCCGCCCACTGCACTTCTTTGGCATGCCCGGACTGCTTGGACTGTTCATCGGACTCAGCATCTGGGTGGTTCTAGGTTGTAAGAAACTGTTGATTGGCGGCGATGTGTTCACCGTTCACGCCCCCTGGATGATGATGGGCACGCTCCTGATCCTAGCCGGAATCCAGCTTTTTTCGACCGGGCTGGTTGCCGAGTTGCTGGCGCGCACCTATTTTGAGTCACAGGGACAACCGATTTACACGGTCGAAAAGGTCGTGCGCCATCCATCCGCGCACCCGCCAGCGTCGGCCGTGAGCGTGCATACCTGA
- a CDS encoding protein kinase domain-containing protein: MRFCPFDGGALEAVESDAFVGRTLDGKYYIEAKIGEGGMGAVYRARHTLMDAVLAIKVLHPSLVSDATSVARFQREAQAMARIRHSNAIAVSDFGVTEDQINYIVMELFEGESLRKVLEREKKLPYTTAIAIARQVCGALEAAHRSGVIHRDIKPENIFVAPQPDGAYLVKVIDFGIAKIVADTSKGGPPLTRQGMIIGSPHYLSPEQCTGQELDARSDIYSLGIVLFETLTGKVPFTAVTPVAVALLHANEPPPSVRSFNPDIPEALDRLVMAALAKSKHDRPSSAREFGEELERVARLFSPSFDPVSPLVEKILDASTSSPNGTRPAGIPPPTAPALPSRAATDSPVPDRPKPAVEPVRPPAGGAPPPADAWVGQGLASYGQPASDDQSWLRWVVAAVVVAVVALLGLLLYFFS; encoded by the coding sequence ATGCGATTTTGCCCATTCGACGGCGGCGCGTTAGAGGCTGTTGAAAGCGACGCCTTTGTTGGGCGCACCCTCGATGGAAAGTACTACATTGAAGCCAAAATTGGAGAAGGTGGCATGGGCGCGGTCTATCGCGCGCGTCACACGTTGATGGACGCGGTCCTGGCCATCAAGGTGCTCCATCCGTCGCTGGTCTCCGATGCTACCTCGGTTGCCCGCTTCCAGCGGGAGGCGCAGGCGATGGCGCGGATTCGCCACTCGAATGCCATTGCCGTCAGTGACTTTGGCGTGACCGAGGATCAAATCAACTACATCGTCATGGAGTTGTTCGAGGGCGAATCACTGCGGAAGGTTCTTGAACGCGAGAAGAAGCTTCCCTATACAACGGCCATTGCCATTGCCCGCCAAGTGTGCGGCGCCCTAGAAGCGGCCCATCGGAGCGGGGTCATTCACCGCGACATCAAGCCTGAAAATATCTTCGTAGCGCCCCAGCCGGATGGCGCGTACCTCGTCAAAGTCATTGATTTCGGCATTGCCAAGATTGTCGCGGACACGTCAAAGGGCGGTCCTCCGCTCACGCGCCAGGGGATGATCATTGGCTCGCCACATTATTTATCGCCAGAGCAATGCACCGGACAGGAACTGGACGCGCGTTCGGATATTTACTCGCTGGGTATCGTGCTGTTTGAAACCTTGACGGGAAAAGTGCCGTTCACCGCCGTGACGCCCGTGGCCGTTGCCCTGCTTCATGCGAACGAACCCCCGCCGAGTGTGCGCAGCTTCAACCCAGACATCCCAGAAGCACTCGACCGGCTCGTGATGGCTGCCTTGGCCAAGTCGAAACACGACCGACCAAGCAGCGCTCGTGAGTTTGGTGAGGAACTAGAGCGGGTGGCGCGGCTTTTCAGCCCTTCCTTTGACCCAGTGTCACCACTAGTTGAGAAAATCCTGGATGCTTCCACGTCGTCCCCGAATGGCACTCGTCCGGCTGGCATCCCGCCGCCCACAGCCCCCGCGCTTCCGTCCCGCGCCGCCACTGACAGTCCTGTGCCGGATAGACCGAAGCCGGCTGTGGAACCAGTCCGCCCGCCCGCTGGCGGGGCGCCACCGCCTGCTGACGCTTGGGTGGGGCAGGGGCTGGCTTCCTACGGACAACCTGCATCCGATGACCAGTCCTGGTTGCGCTGGGTCGTCGCGGCGGTCGTGGTCGC
- the prfA gene encoding peptide chain release factor 1, protein MFEKLTTLEEKYDALTAQLSDPDVVSDATRYAKLAKQHSELAEVVEKFREYKAIEANLAGARELLRETDDAEMAALAREEITLLEKQRADCHAELERLLIPKDPNDEKNVLLEIRAGTGGNEASLFAAELLRMYLRYAEQQRWRVQVLDESLSEVGGLKEGVVLIEGQGVYSRLKHESGVHRVQRVPATESAGRIHTSTVTVAVLPEAEEVDIEIDPKDIRIDTFCSSGPGGQSVNTTYSAVRLTHLPTGVVVSMQDEKSQIKNREKAFRILRARLLDLERQKQHEAIAGERRAQVGTGERSEKIRTYNFKENRITDHRIGLTLHQLDTVMEGDLTGLLDPLVAHFQALKMQAEVAA, encoded by the coding sequence ATGTTTGAAAAACTGACAACGCTCGAAGAAAAATACGACGCGCTGACCGCGCAACTCAGCGACCCTGACGTCGTGTCGGACGCCACGCGCTATGCCAAGCTGGCCAAGCAACACAGCGAATTGGCTGAGGTCGTTGAGAAGTTCCGGGAGTACAAGGCCATCGAGGCCAATCTGGCCGGCGCGCGCGAACTGTTGCGCGAAACCGACGACGCCGAGATGGCCGCCCTGGCCCGCGAAGAAATCACCCTGCTTGAAAAGCAGCGGGCAGATTGCCACGCCGAACTCGAACGGCTGCTGATCCCCAAGGACCCCAACGACGAGAAAAACGTCCTGCTTGAAATTCGGGCCGGAACGGGTGGCAATGAAGCCTCGCTGTTTGCCGCCGAACTGTTGCGCATGTACCTACGTTACGCCGAGCAGCAGCGCTGGCGGGTACAGGTGCTGGATGAATCGCTGTCTGAAGTCGGCGGCTTGAAGGAAGGCGTCGTCTTGATTGAAGGCCAAGGGGTGTACTCCCGACTCAAGCACGAATCAGGCGTTCACCGGGTCCAGCGCGTGCCGGCAACCGAATCAGCCGGGCGCATCCACACCTCGACCGTGACGGTGGCCGTGTTACCCGAAGCCGAAGAGGTGGACATCGAAATTGACCCAAAAGATATTCGGATTGATACTTTTTGTTCTTCTGGTCCAGGCGGTCAGTCCGTCAACACCACCTACTCGGCGGTTCGCTTGACCCACCTTCCCACCGGCGTGGTGGTTTCCATGCAGGATGAGAAGTCACAGATCAAGAACCGTGAAAAGGCGTTTCGGATTCTGCGCGCGCGGCTGCTCGACCTCGAACGCCAGAAACAGCACGAAGCCATCGCCGGCGAACGGCGCGCCCAAGTCGGCACCGGCGAACGCAGTGAAAAGATTCGCACGTATAACTTCAAGGAAAACCGCATTACGGACCATCGCATTGGACTGACCCTCCACCAACTCGACACCGTGATGGAGGGTGACTTGACCGGACTGCTTGATCCACTTGTGGCGCACTTCCAGGCGCTCAAGATGCAAGCCGAAGTCGCGGCCTGA
- a CDS encoding diguanylate cyclase, translating to MWVSKSLTPELIYRLQQAAGNLSRQLGNVPLAIAFFDDERFRLLAAVGYEDFARESLELALTERQVAIQSQGLIVERRADLPSFPFAVDASPGIVIRRLALDHLLCGAVLIERDPPSNVEAAFDGQELAWAFLLRESGWCARLTEAEAQVAEVSRQLEATRHAVERLTELGEQAIRDREKFIANVDYELRAPLTTVLGYCEMVQDAAYGSLTETQREFIQHIESGGQALLHIVDDLMRLVRLERGGDALEVREFSAARLFQSLQSAFAPVAERRQVKLTFVLDPACEMLVGDENRLYEALSQLLDDALRYIPRGGVLSLTGELQRISRNVQNLVVTLQDNMSGIVAEQRLATYHSLIQSGGTGLPERGIALGLSVTQRILQLHGAMLTVSGDAARGCRLTFSLPHRIGLPLSDTPQVLIVDGSAESGNLLRNILESESLKAQLIVVAGNETAATLHANHFETASRLPDVVIIDAALPMVDGYELCRLIKQVEATRYLPVLMLTASLETTEKLHGLEVGATDVLAKPVNRKELIMRVKALINQKREFEAMLRAYHSAKHRAITDGLTGLFNHAYFMEKLARKSELVERNGQMLSIIMLDVDRFKHFNDTNGHEAGNELLRDLSRLMERCFRRSDLLARYGGEEFVVLLPNTPKSQAAILAERLRRRVAEYPFAGRESQPDGRLTISLGVASLPSDTSDYKQLLELADRALYRAKQSGRNRVCVVETEATGQPRPSGFWKVPSPTESGASPSPA from the coding sequence ATGTGGGTTTCTAAATCGCTCACACCAGAGTTGATCTATCGGTTGCAGCAAGCTGCCGGTAATTTGTCCCGCCAACTAGGGAATGTTCCACTGGCCATTGCCTTTTTCGACGATGAGCGGTTTCGCTTGCTCGCTGCGGTCGGCTATGAAGATTTCGCGCGCGAAAGCCTTGAACTGGCACTGACCGAGCGACAGGTGGCCATTCAGTCTCAGGGCCTCATCGTTGAGCGGCGCGCGGACTTGCCAAGCTTTCCCTTCGCGGTAGATGCGAGTCCGGGGATTGTGATCCGGCGATTGGCCTTGGACCACTTGCTGTGCGGCGCTGTTTTGATCGAGCGTGATCCGCCTTCAAATGTGGAGGCAGCTTTTGATGGTCAGGAGTTGGCGTGGGCCTTCCTGCTGCGCGAAAGTGGGTGGTGCGCTCGCTTGACCGAGGCTGAGGCGCAAGTCGCTGAGGTGAGCCGGCAACTGGAAGCCACCCGCCATGCGGTGGAACGCCTCACCGAACTTGGCGAGCAAGCCATCCGCGACCGTGAGAAATTCATTGCCAATGTGGATTATGAACTGCGAGCGCCACTCACCACGGTCCTGGGCTACTGTGAGATGGTGCAGGATGCCGCTTATGGTTCACTGACCGAAACGCAGCGTGAGTTCATTCAGCACATCGAGTCCGGTGGACAGGCCCTACTCCATATCGTGGATGATCTCATGCGGTTGGTGCGCCTCGAACGCGGCGGTGATGCCCTGGAAGTTCGGGAGTTTTCTGCTGCCCGTCTGTTCCAGTCGCTACAGTCCGCTTTTGCTCCGGTGGCGGAGCGCCGCCAGGTGAAACTGACCTTTGTTCTCGACCCTGCGTGCGAGATGCTCGTTGGCGATGAAAACCGTCTCTACGAGGCCTTATCCCAGCTACTCGATGATGCCCTGCGCTACATTCCGCGGGGTGGCGTGTTGAGCCTGACCGGCGAGCTGCAACGCATCTCCCGCAACGTGCAAAACCTTGTCGTCACCCTTCAGGACAACATGTCTGGGATTGTGGCCGAGCAGCGGTTGGCAACCTATCACAGCTTGATACAAAGCGGTGGGACGGGGCTACCTGAGCGGGGAATCGCCCTGGGATTGAGCGTGACGCAGCGCATCCTGCAACTCCATGGCGCCATGCTGACAGTCAGTGGCGACGCCGCGCGCGGCTGCCGGCTGACCTTTTCCCTGCCACATCGCATTGGGCTGCCACTGTCAGACACGCCACAGGTGCTTATTGTGGACGGCAGCGCGGAGAGCGGCAATCTGTTGCGAAACATTCTTGAAAGTGAAAGCCTCAAGGCGCAACTGATCGTGGTCGCAGGCAATGAAACGGCCGCGACGCTCCATGCCAATCATTTTGAAACAGCCTCTCGACTGCCAGATGTCGTCATCATTGACGCCGCGCTTCCAATGGTGGATGGCTATGAATTGTGCCGCCTTATCAAGCAAGTTGAAGCGACCCGGTACCTACCGGTGCTGATGTTGACGGCGTCCCTGGAAACGACGGAAAAGCTGCACGGGCTAGAGGTAGGCGCGACGGACGTGCTGGCCAAGCCGGTCAACCGCAAAGAACTCATCATGCGGGTCAAGGCGCTCATCAACCAAAAGCGCGAGTTTGAAGCCATGCTGCGCGCTTATCACAGCGCCAAGCATCGCGCCATCACGGATGGCCTGACGGGGCTTTTCAACCACGCCTACTTCATGGAAAAACTCGCCCGGAAGTCCGAACTTGTCGAACGCAATGGGCAGATGCTTTCCATCATCATGCTGGATGTGGATCGGTTCAAGCACTTCAACGATACCAACGGCCATGAGGCCGGCAATGAACTGCTCAGAGACCTCTCCCGGTTGATGGAACGTTGTTTTCGGCGGAGTGACCTCCTGGCGCGGTATGGCGGCGAAGAATTTGTCGTGCTCCTGCCCAACACACCCAAGAGCCAGGCCGCCATTCTTGCGGAGCGACTCCGGCGACGGGTTGCGGAATACCCGTTTGCCGGACGTGAATCGCAGCCGGATGGCCGTCTGACGATCAGCTTGGGTGTGGCTTCACTCCCGTCTGACACGAGTGACTACAAGCAGCTACTAGAGCTTGCCGACCGCGCCCTGTATCGCGCCAAGCAGAGTGGCCGGAATCGGGTTTGCGTGGTTGAAACCGAAGCCACGGGCCAGCCACGTCCGAGTGGCTTCTGGAAAGTGCCAAGCCCAACGGAGTCCGGCGCCAGTCCCTCGCCAGCTTGA
- a CDS encoding SDR family oxidoreductase: protein MSATYAIFGATSGIARAVMTELAKDGAKLILAGRNLSEVERIASDVRLRHRVTTHSVAFDACDFTSHASVFAAVVEQAGDLDGILVAFGTLTDQKQAEQDPSAAEAMIVSNYTGVVSLVTHAANYFEARRKGVICVIASVAGDRGRQSNYVYGSAKAGVAAFCQGLRQRLSKKGVRVVTIKPGMVETPMTYGLKLPPIVVKPERVARDIARAIQRADGDIYTPFFWRFIMLIIRMIPEPVFKRLSL from the coding sequence ATGTCCGCAACCTACGCGATTTTCGGGGCGACATCCGGCATTGCCCGCGCGGTCATGACCGAACTGGCCAAAGACGGAGCCAAACTCATTCTGGCCGGACGCAACCTTTCCGAAGTCGAGCGCATCGCCAGTGATGTCCGGTTGCGGCATCGCGTCACGACCCACAGCGTCGCCTTCGACGCCTGTGACTTCACAAGTCACGCCTCGGTCTTCGCTGCCGTCGTGGAACAGGCCGGTGACCTGGACGGCATTCTTGTGGCCTTCGGAACACTGACCGACCAAAAGCAGGCCGAACAAGACCCATCGGCGGCTGAAGCCATGATTGTTTCCAACTACACCGGCGTCGTGTCGCTCGTGACGCACGCTGCCAACTACTTTGAAGCGCGACGCAAGGGCGTGATCTGCGTCATTGCTTCGGTGGCGGGCGACCGCGGACGCCAAAGCAACTACGTTTATGGCTCGGCCAAAGCCGGTGTCGCCGCCTTTTGCCAGGGACTGCGCCAACGTCTCTCCAAGAAAGGCGTCCGCGTGGTCACGATCAAACCGGGGATGGTGGAGACCCCGATGACCTACGGACTCAAGTTGCCGCCCATTGTGGTCAAACCGGAGCGGGTGGCGCGTGACATCGCGCGCGCCATCCAACGCGCCGACGGCGACATCTACACGCCGTTTTTCTGGCGCTTCATCATGCTCATCATTCGGATGATTCCCGAACCGGTGTTCAAACGGCTCTCGCTATGA